One Solanum lycopersicum chromosome 4, SLM_r2.1 DNA window includes the following coding sequences:
- the LOC104644282 gene encoding receptor-like protein 56 — protein sequence MLDVSDNCLASTLPTNVLASFPDLFYLNLSNNALEGTLPSSFDNLLKLEVLDLSHNFLQGKLPPALRQNHTSLAHLVLSNNYFHGEVMPRFSNMSNLAYLLLQNDGFIGVLPASMFNLPVLKVMDISGNNLSGNVPDYFPLFPHLAILILARNQFHGIIPVSLCQMQKLHVLDMSANLLSGVLPSCLGNITAWTKESQVLLPAFMWLSPSYANYRVKVPLTTKGNELSYEGIPLFQMTILDLSMNHFNSEIPSQLGQLAALRSLNLSHNVLSGHIPESFMNLKQLESLDLSSNHLIGKIPPQMTRLDSLSTLNLAFNRLSGRIPFEHKFVTFEASSYRGNKELCGPPLENDCVFLSPPQQHEEEEKEEEGEKQGIGESDFFFFSCIAVAYVLGFWSVIAPLLLSKNWRTTYYAKVHSCIELCKEKLHLS from the coding sequence ATGCTTGATGTATCAGATAATTGCTTGGCCAGTACACTTCCCACTAACGTGCTCGCATCATTTCCAGACTTATTCTATCTTAACCTGTCGAATAACGCCCTCGAAGGCACCCTTCCTTCATCTTTTGACAATCTGTTAAAGTTAGAGGTTCTAGACCTTTCTCACAACTTCCTACAGGGAAAACTTCCTCCAGCTTTAAGACAGAACCACACTTCATTGGCACATTTAGTTCTTTCAAACAACTACTTTCATGGGGAGGTTATGCCCCGATTTTCAAATATGTCAAATCTTGCATACTTGCTTCTTCAAAATGATGGATTTATTGGAGTCCTCCCTGCTTCTATGTTTAACCTTCCTGTTCTGAAGGTCATGGACATTAGTGGGAATAATTTATCGGGGAATGTTCCAGATTATTTTCCTCTCTTTCCACATCTAGCCATACTTATCTTGGCAAGAAACCAGTTTCATGGGATTATTCCAGTGTCTTTGTGCCAGATGCAAAAGCTTCATGTTTTGGACATGTCAGCAAATTTACTCTCTGGGGTTTTACCTTCTTGCCTCGGTAACATAACCGCGTGGACGAAAGAATCTCAAGTTCTACTCCCAGCCTTCATGTGGTTGTCTCCTTCATATGCTAACTACAGGGTCAAAGTTCCTTTAACAACCAAGGGGAATGAACTCTCTTATGAAGGCATTCCTCTTTTTCAAATGACTATACTTGATCTATCTATGAACCATTTCAATAGTGAAATTCCATCACAACTAGGACAACTAGCAGCTCTCCGTTCATTAAACCTCTCGCACAACGTCCTGTCTGGTCATATTCCGGAATCTTTCATGAACTTAAAGCAACTGGAGAGTTTGGATCTTTCTTCTAACCATCTCATTGGAAAAATCCCTCCTCAGATGACTCGACTTGATTCactttcaactttaaatttggCTTTCAACCGTCTGTCAGGAAGAATCCCATTTGAACATAAATTTGTCACCTTTGAAGCATCTAGTTATAGAGGTAACAAGGAACTCTGTGGACCGCCACTGGAAAATGATTGTGTGTTCTTGAGCCCTCCTCAGCagcatgaagaagaagaaaaagaagaagaaggcgAGAAGCAAGGAATTGGTGAGAGtgacttctttttcttctcatgCATAGCTGTTGCTTATGTTTTGGGATTTTGGAGTGTCATTGCTCCTCTTCTTCTTAGTAAGAACTGGCGCACGACATATTATGCTAAGGTTCATAGCTGCATTGAACTGTGCAAGGAGAAAC
- the LOC101258554 gene encoding receptor-like protein 14, whose amino-acid sequence MAGVSCPIFWTCCILMCLNFIGCSGKLVEEEKRALLELRDSLNYPNGSTLINEWVEENYCAWAAVSCIRDLNNDVHVLDIILTSKRELGLGIWYPDANLLTRFTHLQSLYLSGNAIGNWIMPEALCKLRNLKELDLSFNPLNGDALPHFQVCSLASLEQLHLSGIYPSFPLPLLRALCGLKNMRKLDLSNNNLTDDSMPHCLFDDLSYLESLDLSGNNLKNSHHILSALCTLRNLKRLDLSDNFLDDGSIPTCLFEKLSVLESLDISHNNIRGFPGFFSGICKLRNLQVLNLQDNLIQGELDPCLGGMTSLVSLDLSFNHFEGTISSSIFSNLTLLETLRLSDNRFDGLLLFASFANLSNLEDIDLTNNEFEVDAETPSWIPSFQLVSLDLRNTRLNQNHGHVIPTFISKQHKLKSLSLSYNALQGSFPSWLLYNNTLLCYL is encoded by the exons ATGGCTGGGGTTTCGTGTCCTATCTTTTGGACATGTTGTATACTGATGTGCTTGAATTTCATAGGTTGCAGTGGTAAATTAGTAGAGGAGGAAAAGAGGGCACTTTTGGAGCTGAGGGACTCCCTTAACTATCCCAATGGATCTACGCTAATCAATGAATGGGTTGAAGAAAATTATTGTGCGTGGGCTGCTGTTTCTTGCATCAGGGATCTAAATAATGATGTACATGTTCTTGATATTATTCTTACCAGTAAAAGGGAACTTGGACTTGGAATATGGTATCCTGATGCAAACTTGTTGACTCGTTTCACGCATCTCCAGTCTCTTTATTTATCTGGCAACGCTATTGGCAACTGGATCATGCCAGAAG CATTATGCAAATTGCGCAACCTGAAGGAATTGGATCTAAGTTTCAACCCTTTAAATGGCGATGCTCTGCCTCATTTTCAAGTATGTAGCCTCGCATCTCTGGAACAGCTGCACCTATCAGGGATTTATCCGAGTTTCCCTTTACCACTGCTCAGAG CATTGTGCGGACTAAAGAATATGCGGAAACTAGATCTAAGCAACAACAATCTTacagatgatagcatgccacattGCCTGTTTGATGATCTTTCATACCTTGAAAGCCTAGACTTGTCTGGGAATAACCTTAAGAATTCCCATCACATTCTATCAG CTTTATGTACACTGCGGAATCTCAAAAGGTTGGATCTGAGCGATAACTTTCTTGATGATGGAAGCATACCGACCTGTCTCTTTGAAAAACTCTCAGTGCTTGAAAGTCTGGATATTTCACATAACAATATCAGGGGCTTTCCTGGTTTCTTTTCAG GAATCTGTAAACTTAGGAACCTGCAGGTGTTAAATCTTCAGGATAACCTTATACAAGGTGAACTTGATCCATGCCTTGGTGGAATGACTTCCTTGGTTTCTTTAGATCTTTCTTTCAATCATTTTGAGGGGACTATTTCTTCTTCCATATTCAGCAACCTGACTTTGCTCGAGACCCTTCGTCTTTCAGATAACAGGTTTGATGGACTTCTATTGTTTGCATCATTTGCAAACCTCTCCAATCTTGAAGACATTGATCTTACAAATAATGAGTTTGAAGTTGACGCTGAAACTCCATCTTGGATTCCATCTTTTCAACTTGTGTCCCTTGACCTACGAAATACTAGACTAAACCAGAACCATGGCCATGTAATTCCCACGTTCATCTCCAAACAACACAAGTTGAAGTCCCTGTCTTTGTCCTATAATGCCCTTCAAGGGAGCTTTCCGTCCTGGTTGTTGTATAATAATACACTTTTATGTTATCTTTGA
- the LOC101259041 gene encoding uncharacterized protein, whose amino-acid sequence MDFFSDNHMWRDLLLQAVLILVTIFMFLFMYNVPQKYFSKLRLRNRADMQSKRHFVQGAQLLSQAKSAAAKDRSKSTSLAKSAEAQADLAIALDPKDAAAHILKALALDLQGFKTSALDSIDVALSPLAVKSLSEPEKADALFKRAQLRLAAEQVDSVIEDLSQSVRLKGDNVKAFCLLGDCYEKKGLKEEARKAYQEAQKVQPNFAPAREALDRLNSES is encoded by the coding sequence ATGGATTTTTTCTCCGATAATCACATGTGGcgtgatcttcttcttcaagcagTCTTAATTCTCGTAACAATCTTCATGTTCCTTTTCATGTACAACGTTCCCCAGAAGTACTTCTCGAAGCTTCGTCTCCGGAACCGGGCCGATATGCAATCGAAGCGTCATTTTGTTCAAGGAGCTCAACTTCTTTCTCAAGCTAAATCAGCAGCAGCTAAGGATCGATCGAAGTCTACTTCTCTTGCTAAATCTGCTGAAGCTCAAGCCGATTTGGCTATAGCTTTAGACCCGAAAGATGCTGCAGCTCACATACTCAAGGCTTTAGCTCTTGATTTACAGGGGTTTAAGACGTCGGCTCTTGATTCCATTGACGTCGCGCTTTCGCCGCTAGCCGTGAAGTCGTTGTCGGAGCCGGAGAAAGCGGATGCCTTGTTTAAGCGGGCGCAGTTGAGACTGGCTGCGGAACAAGTTGACTCGGTGATTGAGGATTTGAGTCAGTCTGTTAGGTTGAAGGGCGATAATGTGAAGGCTTTTTGCTTGTTGGGCGATTGTTACGAGAAAAAAGGCTTGAAGGAAGAGGCACGAAAGGCTTATCAGGAAGCTCAAAAGGTTCAGCCAAATTTTGCGCCTGCTCGAGAAGCACTTGACCGTTTGAATTCCGAGTCTTGA